The following coding sequences lie in one Methylotuvimicrobium alcaliphilum 20Z genomic window:
- the prmC gene encoding peptide chain release factor N(5)-glutamine methyltransferase, translating to MPTAQSALAHAAQSLSFVSESPLLDAEILLCLALDKDRSHLRAWPNKKLLPEQNSHFEALLQKRLSGMPIAYITGNREFWSRDFEVNRDVLIPRPDTELLIELALQRIPERQPYRLIDLGTGSGIIAITLAAERPDSEVIATDFSTNALTIARRNAQRHIVRNIQFLQSDWFEAVNDSALFNLVVSNPPYIADNDPHLTEGDVRFEPMCALIADNHGLSDIERIANAARRHLLPQGHLLVEHGYDQQDQVQAIFSQLNYRNIVTYLDLSGQPRVTYGQWRP from the coding sequence ATGCCCACCGCTCAATCGGCATTGGCACACGCAGCCCAAAGTTTGAGTTTCGTTTCCGAATCGCCCTTGCTCGACGCCGAAATTCTGCTCTGCCTCGCGCTCGATAAAGACCGCTCTCATCTGCGCGCATGGCCGAATAAAAAATTATTACCCGAACAAAACAGCCATTTCGAAGCACTGCTGCAAAAACGGCTTTCCGGCATGCCGATCGCATACATCACCGGCAACCGCGAATTCTGGTCGCGTGATTTCGAAGTTAACCGCGACGTGCTGATTCCAAGGCCCGACACCGAACTACTAATCGAACTGGCCTTGCAACGGATACCGGAACGACAACCTTACCGCCTGATCGATTTAGGCACCGGTTCCGGCATCATCGCCATTACCTTAGCCGCAGAGCGCCCCGATAGCGAAGTCATTGCCACCGATTTCAGCACTAACGCGCTGACTATCGCCCGCCGAAATGCCCAGCGTCACATTGTACGGAACATCCAATTTTTGCAAAGCGATTGGTTTGAGGCGGTAAACGACTCGGCGTTGTTCAATCTTGTCGTCAGCAATCCACCCTATATCGCGGATAATGACCCGCACTTAACCGAAGGCGATGTCAGATTCGAACCCATGTGCGCGTTGATTGCGGACAATCATGGCTTGAGTGATATCGAGCGCATCGCAAACGCCGCCAGGCGACATTTGCTCCCTCAAGGTCATTTATTGGTCGAACATGGTTACGATCAACAAGATCAAGTCCAGGCTATCTTCAGCCAATTGAATTACCGAAATATCGTCACTTATCTCGATCTTTCAGGTCAGCCTCGAGTCACTTATGGACAATGGCGTCCATAG